Proteins encoded by one window of Tunturibacter psychrotolerans:
- a CDS encoding SRPBCC domain-containing protein, with translation MVTFEDLGNGQTKLTFVGNETIEDANESGQLEGWNQVLDKLAAVFTDLAQAK, from the coding sequence GTGGTCACGTTTGAGGACCTTGGAAACGGCCAGACGAAACTGACCTTCGTCGGAAACGAGACCATTGAGGACGCGAATGAGAGTGGTCAACTGGAGGGCTGGAACCAGGTACTCGATAAGCTTGCCGCAGTTTTTACGGACCTGGCGCAGGCGAAATAA
- a CDS encoding DinB family protein → MKRTPFLAIVLLALAFPTHAQDAMKKDAAVKPADPELKVVLDSWNEIGRKLTAMAEDFPEDKYDFKPTPAQRSFAEQLLHAAGSCYYFTNPAMGQKPPAEDPKREQYKSKADIVAFVKKSFADGATVIQSKGEKGLMTEVVYYPQQKARVIDIAYGIIEHSGEHYGQLVVYYRLAGLVPPESRPKK, encoded by the coding sequence ATGAAAAGAACACCGTTTCTCGCTATCGTCCTGCTGGCATTAGCATTTCCCACCCATGCCCAGGACGCGATGAAGAAAGATGCAGCCGTCAAACCTGCAGATCCGGAATTGAAAGTCGTGCTCGATTCCTGGAATGAGATTGGCCGCAAGCTGACGGCGATGGCCGAAGATTTTCCCGAGGACAAATACGACTTCAAGCCGACACCCGCGCAGCGGAGCTTCGCCGAGCAGTTGCTGCACGCGGCGGGTTCATGCTACTACTTCACGAATCCTGCGATGGGGCAGAAACCTCCCGCGGAAGATCCGAAGCGAGAGCAATACAAGTCCAAGGCCGACATCGTTGCGTTCGTCAAGAAGTCCTTCGCCGATGGCGCAACCGTGATCCAGTCGAAAGGCGAAAAAGGCCTGATGACGGAGGTTGTTTATTACCCTCAGCAGAAAGCGCGCGTTATCGACATTGCATACGGCATCATCGAGCATAGCGGAGAACACTACGGCCAGCTCGTTGTGTACTACCGCCTCGCAGGTCTTGTGCCGCCGGAGTCGCGGCCCAAGAAGTAA
- a CDS encoding FAD-dependent oxidoreductase encodes MREGEDPRFFVVLEGLLQLLKDIVGQRRELEQLKAGEFFGEIPILLIAEIAGKGNIRIESWTEVTEVLGGERLARIVTTTRERISTTRSADALLLMIGATANTSWLPPTLERDAKGYIYTGRDLTAWPLDRESFPMETSLPGVFCAGDVRHGSIKRVASGVGEGSMSIAFIHQYLALTGGPDLTRV; translated from the coding sequence ATACGCGAAGGCGAGGACCCTCGATTTTTTGTCGTTCTCGAGGGCTTACTGCAGCTATTGAAAGATATTGTGGGACAACGCCGGGAGCTTGAGCAACTCAAGGCGGGCGAGTTTTTTGGCGAGATTCCAATTCTCCTTATCGCGGAGATCGCGGGGAAGGGCAACATTCGGATCGAATCATGGACAGAAGTTACAGAAGTACTTGGTGGAGAGCGACTGGCGCGGATCGTAACTACCACTCGTGAACGAATTTCCACTACGCGTAGTGCCGATGCGTTGTTGCTGATGATCGGCGCGACCGCGAACACATCCTGGCTTCCGCCGACCCTGGAGCGTGATGCCAAAGGCTATATTTACACGGGAAGAGACCTGACCGCGTGGCCTCTTGATCGAGAGTCGTTTCCCATGGAGACAAGCCTTCCGGGCGTATTTTGCGCTGGCGACGTTCGTCACGGTTCGATCAAACGTGTAGCCAGCGGTGTGGGCGAAGGCAGCATGTCGATCGCGTTCATCCATCAATATCTGGCGCTCACCGGCGGGCCTGATCTTACCCGCGTTTGA